Below is a genomic region from Triticum dicoccoides isolate Atlit2015 ecotype Zavitan chromosome 5A, WEW_v2.0, whole genome shotgun sequence.
tgatgcacggagacgctgcgaaactgaaaaggagagggagaatttggatcgcatgttagaggatcacagaaagtcgttgtaccccggatgcgatgatggtctgaaaaagctgggctgcacactggatttgctgaaatggaaggcacaggcaggtgtagctgactcggcatttgaaaacttgctgaaaatgttgaagaatatgtttccaaagaataacgagttgcccgccagtacgtacgaagcaaagaaggttgtctgccctctaggtttagaggttctgaagatacatgcatgcatcaacgactgcatcctctaccgcggtgaatacgagaatttgaatgaatgcccggtatgcactgcattgcgttataagatcagaggcgatgaccctggtgacgatgttgagggcgagaaacccaggaagagggttcccgccaaggtgatgtggtatgctcctataataccacggttgaaacgtctgttcaggaacaaagagcatgccaagttgttgcgatggcacaaagaggaccgtaagtcggacggggagttgagacacaccgcagatggaacgcaatggagaaagatcgacagagagttcaaagattttgcagctgacgcaaggaacataagctttggtctaagtacagatggcatgaattcttttggcgagcagagctccagccatagcacctggcccgtgactctatgcatctacaaccttcctccttggttgtgcatgaagcggaagttcattatgatgccagtgctcatcgaaggtccgaagcaacccggcaacgacatcgatgtgtatctaaggccattagttgatgaacttttacagctgtggggcagacctggtgtccgtgtgtgggatgagcacaaaaaagaggaatttaacgtacgagcgttgcttttcgtaaccatcaacgattggcctgctcttagtaacctttcgggactgtcaaataagggatacaatgcatgcacgcactgcttacatgagactgaaagtgtacatttgccaaattgtaagaagaacgtgtaccttgggcatcgtcgatttcttccgaaaattcatccagtaagaaagaaaggcaagcattacaacggcaaggcagatcaccggccgaagcctgcggaacgcactggtgctgaggtatttgatatggtcaaggatttgaaagtcatctttggaaagggtcctggcggacaatcagttccgaagggagctgacgggcacgcagccatgtggaagaagaaatctatattctgggagctagaatattggaaagtcctagaagtccgctctgcaatcgacgtgatgcacgttacgaagaatatttgcgtgaacttcctaagcttcttgggcgtgtatggaaagacaaatgatacaaaggaagcacggcaggaccagcaacgtttgaaagaccctgatgaccggcatccggaatggtttcaaggtcgtgccagctacgctctgaccaaagaagagaaggtcatcttttttgaatgcctgagcagtatgaaggtcccgtctggattctcgtccaatataaagggaataataaacatggcggagaaaaagttccaaaatctgaagtctcacgactgccacgtgattatgacgcaattgcttccgattgctttgagggggctcctgccggaaaatgttcgagtagccattgtgaagctatgtgcattcctcaatgcaatctctcagaaggtaatcaatccagaagatctaccacggttacagaacgatgtgatccaatgtcttgtcagtttcgagttggtgttcccgccatccttcttcaatattatgacgcacctcttggttcacctagtcgaagagattttcattttcggtcctgtatttctacacaatatgttccccttcgagaggttcatgggagtattaaagaaatatgttcgtaaccgtgctaggccagaaggaagcatcgccaagggctatggaaatgaggaggtaattgagttttgtgttgactttgttcctgaccttaagccgattggtcttcctcgatcgcggcacgaggggagactaagtggaaaaggcacgatcggaaggaaatcaacgatatgtatggacggccattctctgactgaagcacaccacactgtactgaccaattccagcttggtggctccgtactttgagaaacacaagaatattttacgctcggacaacccggggaagcctgaatcctggattagaaaggcccacatggagactttcggcagttggttgagaaaacatttaatgaatgacaatgatgctgtagatcagctgtacatgttggccaagacaccatcttcgactataacgactttccaagggtacgagataaatgggaatacattttacacgatccccaagataaaaagagcaccaaccaaaacagtggtgtccgctttgatgcagcaaccgagaatgggcaaaaagtcacatattatggttacatagaggagatatgggaacttgactatggaccctcctttaaggtccctttgttccggtgcaaatggttcaagctaacaggaggtggggtaaaggtggaccagcaatacggaatgacaatggtggattttaacaatcttggttaccttgacgaaccattcgtcctagcgaaagatgtcgctcaggttttctatgtgaaggacatgagtagcaaaccgaggaaacggaaagataagaaaacgatcagtacatcatgcgatgatccaaagcgccacattgttctttcagggaaaagaaacatcgtgggagtggaggacaagacagacatgtcagaagattataatatgtttgctgaaattccgcccttcaaagtgaacaccgacccaagcattaagttaaatgatgaggatgcttcatggatacggcacaatcgtaagcaagcaaggacacaagggaagaaatgatgtgtaataatttattgtaccaaactttgttgaatggatcatgtgaattatattacccgtgatgtgtttggtttccattttcgaatgattcgagataccactgatgatacatgaaatttggagtgatttagtcatactccttttttgatatattatttgtatttttaacatattgaattgaattagttttatttttctgaattttttgatatattgtttgtatttttaacattttgaattgaattagttttatttttcttaattttttgatatattatttgtatttttagaattttgaattgaattagttttatttttctgaactttttgatataatatttgtgtttttaacatattgaattgaattagttttatttttctgaattttttgatatattatttgtatttttaacattttgaaaaagaaaaagtattttgaaaaatacctttagtcgcgggactaaaagttaccctttagtcgcgggtcgcctccccaaccgcgattaAAGGGGGGGCTATATACAAGGCCTGCCGCCGTCGCCTCCATTTCTCGTcttctctgccgcgccgaaggcctgccgccgtcgccctcgccctcgacgccgcccgccgtcgccctcgccctcgacgccgcccgccgtcgcccgccaccCNNNNNNNNNNNNNNNNNNNNNNNNNNNNNNNNNNNNNNNNNNNNNNNNNNNNNNNNNNNNNNNNNNNNNNNNNNNNNNNNNNNNNNNNNNNNNNNNNNNNNNNNNNNNNNNNNNNNNNNNNNNNNNNNNNNNNNNNNNNNNNNNNNNNNNNNNNNNNNNNNNNNNNNNNNNNNNNNNNNNNNNNNNNNNNNNNNNNNNNNNNNNNNNNNNNNNNNNNNNNNNNNNNNNNNNNNNNNNNNNNNNNNNNNNNNNNNNNNNNNNNNNNNNNNNNNNNNNNNNNNNNNNNNNNNNNNNNNNNNNNNNNNNNNNNNNNNNNNNNNNNNNNNNNNNNNNNNNNNNNNNNNNNNNNNNNNNNNNNNNNNNNNNNNNNNNNNNNNNNNNNNNNNNNNNNNNNNNNNNNNNNNNNNNNNNNNNNNNNNNNNNNNNNNNNNNNNNNNNNNNNNNNNNNNNNNNNNNNNNNNNNNNNNNNNNNNNNNNNNNNNNNNNNNNNNNNNNNNNNNNNNNNNNNNNNNNNNNNNNNNNNNNNNNNNNNNNNNNNNNNNNNNNNNNNNNNNNNNNNNNNNNNNNNNNNNNNNNNNNNNNNNNNNNNNNNNNNNNNNNNNNNNNNNNNNNNNNNNNNNNNNNNNNNNNNNNNNNNNNNNNNNNNNNNNNNNNNNNNNNNNNNNNNNNNNNNNNNNNNNNNNNNNNNNNNNNNNNNNNNNNNNNNNNNNNNNNNNNNNNNNNNNNNNNNNNNNNNNNNNNNNNNNNNNNNNNNNNNNNNNNNNNNNNNNNNNNNNNNNNNNNNNNNNNNNNNNNNNNNNNNNNNNNNNNNNNNNNNNNNNNNNNNNNNNNNNNNNNNNNNNNNNNNNNNNNNNNNNNNNNNNNNNNNNNNNNNNNNNNNNNNNNNNNNNNNNNNNNNNNNNNNNNNNNNNNNNNNNNNNNNNNNNNNNNNNNNNNNNNNNNNNNNNNNNNNNNNNNNNNNNNNNNNNNNNNNNNNNNNNNNNNNNNNNNNNNNNNNNNNNNNNNNNNNNNNNNNNNNNNNNNNNNNNNNNNNNNNNNNNNNNNNNNNNNNNNNNNNNNNNNNNNNNNNNNNNNNNNNNNNNNNNNNNNNNNNNNNNNNNNNNNNNNNNNNNNNNNNNNNNNNNNNNNNNNNNNNNNNNNNNNNNNNNNNNNNNNNNNNNNNNNNNNNNNNNNNNNNNNNNNNNNNNNNNNNNNNNNctcggccggatcgtcgaaacaatcgagtacgtcgtcaaagcgtggcgcaaccaagacgatgaaacaaggagaaacatgcaccatcgaggttgtcgacagtgcaaccggcaggccgctggagccccgcaagaacgccaccaagtttgtcaaccaatgcggagccattgttagagacaacgtctcgatcaccgtccaggagtggaataagccaaagaaggcacgaattgctggtttcacttttgtcgataagagaacaaaaaaagattgcttcaagaagcttatggaacatttcgttctacctccggaataccacaaattcgatgaggagggtaacaagattgaggaaaacaaggagaggaggaggctagtcaaacagttcgctcttcataagatggccgccgcattccggaaattcaagcaaaatctagcccatgactttgtcaagcagaacaagacttcggatttcaaaggacaatatgagaaactgaaacatgattggccagaatttgtgaagcaaaagaaatcggagcagttcattcaaatatcgaaaaaaataaggaaaatgcggctaagaaggagtacaatcatattatggggccaggagggtatcacctttgggagcctaggtgggagaagatggagaacgagctgagggcgcgaggaatccgtccaggtacggagggatgggacccaagggccaaaagctggtagtACGGGCATGGggaaacgctgaacccggagacagggaagtgtgtttaccggggcaaaataattaaacccacccaagcccttattgacgcaatgagggatgctcaagaggggaagatcaagttcaacagagagaacgacgcgctgacaaaagccctcgggaatcctgaacacggaggacgtgtacgaggcacggggcacattccgtggaaaatagggttcccccagaacgatgacccgtacggttacagaagccggaagagaaagatggatcgggaagcagatgttgtggcgcggttggcatcggaaatggatgtgatgaagaaaaccgtgagtgtactagtagccgaaagagatgcagctcgggcgcagcatgaagatcatccaccggatctcagaagccagcagcggagaagcagtgtggcttccacggaggccccatcgGCTGGtgaagatgcaccgacgatcgaaattactgcaccggagcctctggtggtcgaaattactgcaccggagcctctggtggtcgaaattactgcaccggagcctcctcgctaccccgtggacgatataaaggagatgaaagaatgtcatctgtattatcctatcgggaacatgtccatgaaggtagccatcggcagtgctttaccatgtttacctggagcactccaccacaacaaccccattcaagatggctatgctcgtgtcacggtggaggacatagtccaagggtttgaggacctggagattgacattgctacacctgaaggggagaaaagacttggagatgtcaagcgccatttcattctatggcaaaagaagtttatcaagtttccaggcgaggcgccaaggacaacaagtccacccccctacggtggtggcggttcacctacacctccgtcacgtcagccgacgccccccagtccacaacgttcggcgggtgatcagacgccgccccccagtcctcatctggcgggtgatcagacgccgccccccaatccacctccggcaaagaagcagaagcagtcctggattattaacccggacccttatgtacctaagaccacaaaggtaccggagccatcactgaagcctctccccacaaggccttgggaacgtagtgccgaggaaactgccgcggccgcggctgctgatcatgagaaatggaaggcggactgcaagaagaaaagagagcccgagcccaagccagtattttctgatgagcaaaagaagtgggctaagtcatttttgagcacaccgtcccaagccgcgaagaatctgcctgacgactatgcacgtgaacttcgtaggcaggcactcatgttgaaggagaagaaagagcgggcggagaaccagcagaacaaagccttggaggaggccgagaaaacggaattagaaagtaaaaaaagcgggaaacgagttgcccaactcggggaacaaagtaaacaatcgattgccccgcttatagtgaaagccgccggtccggatgaccccgatatcatagcagctgcggcagcacatggattgactgtaacgagtgccagagaacaagcggccaacttaggtattactcttcgtgaactgttaggccttgatgaggcgccagtgaaggaggtagtaattacatatgtgaagaatgggcctctcgtcgagcctgcgcaggaagaggatctacctccacaaatgaaaggtctgctgaaatggtacaagggttacataaaaaataaaaacgccaaagaatatatttatgcggaagttagatatgagcatcacttcaaacattactatgtacaaattcatctgagtgaattgttctagcttttcaatctgcgcgagctcgacaaatctatcatcaattgctacgttctgtaagtgatttatttctaccccatctcgttcatattgcctgcactatatatatgtcctaactatattgttgtgtccgctattatacatgcagaatgaagattaaggaatgcagagtaaggaacatccatgatgttgggttcattgacccacacatcgttaatggatatgtgttggagcatcaccccgccgacatggaggcagacctgtggcagtttcttacaaagcaggaactcaaaagtgatattctatttccttaccattttgggtgagtgtttctgccttgagcacattctcttttgtttactccatgcatggtatgtggccggctaatcgatgagttatgcatgacgtactgtgcatgtatcgtgtccgcaggttccactggattctgctagtaattaaagttgacacctcagaatgtctcgtccacgactctctgaataaggatccaaagctttggggcggcatgagaagaatgctgcagaagtaattattttcattcatttgcgctctatatcgatcgacctatttcgttcatttcctaatattaagtaactaataactctcttgttcatttaattttctttgcctcgtagggtttggagacggttcgtagatacaaaggtcggtgaattcaaaaaagagctagaattcaaaaggtcaaaggctaagaatggtgaggatattcagccagcggggaccaatctatgtgcatactatgtctgtgagatgatccggagatacacctctgagcgggttccgagtgataccaatgctcagaggaataacctccggatgatgcttagtccagaagctcgcttccgaccacttcaagaggaactagctggatggttcaggagggaagtcctccatcctaaaggagaacaccattacgaggacgtagaactttatatgcattaaattatgtatggaaacttgttcaaaattgtatatggtcatccgatgatattgaatatatattgtatattcctcttgaattctttttggttctaatttcaaatttgtttgaaattgtacattcatatgcatgtatgtagtaccgtagaatatgtgaaactccttcaaaattaaaataaagcataaaaaaaataaaacaatacaaattaaacagaaaacaggtttaggggggggggggggctaaaaccctaaacctgcggcggcctttagtcgcggttggccagaagaaccgcgactaaaggtcctccgccccgacggccgcctggcgcccacgtggacgggcctttaatcgcggttcttaagcaaccgcgactaaaggggggagcctttagtcgcgcctatttggtcgcggttgcgcaaccgcgactaatggcagttgcaaaccgcgaccaaaggccctttttccactagTGTTCCCCGAAGGAGATCCGCTCGGGTAGGGGTTTTCCATCACAAGCGATCTTACCTTGAGTCTTGTCTACTGTGTGCTCATATCCACTCGCTGTCTCTGACATATCGGCAGCTCAAAGTCCGAGCGCGCGATGTGGGTGACAGGCGGATGAGGTATGGAGTCATCGTGCCATCTGCTGCTGACCAAGACGATGCAATATTCAATGCAAACTTCTTGGATCCATTGGTGGCAGGCGAAGAGGAAGATGTTCATAGACACGCTCTATCTGCAACAGACGTTGAACCGCCAGATGATGTGAATATTCTTGTAAAAGAAAGCATCGATCAGATGATCGAGTGGTTGAAGGAAGCACCTGTTGCTGTTGGAGATCGTGAACCACAGCCGAGGATCATCCCTATCCTATGGAATTCACACAATCCAAAGGAAGAAGAAGACTTAGCAGTCCGTCTTGCACAAGAAGTGTACCAACATCCCTCCTTGGTGGCCTCATTTGATTGCAAGGCCTGGATACGCGTCGGAAGGAGCTGTGATCTACACCATATATTGCAGGAAATACTTGTAAAAGTAGAACCCCTTCCAATTCCAGATGTAGAAGAAAACACGCTGAGGACCGATACAGATCAAAGTTCGGAAACAACAGTGGGTGATGAGGCCATGGAACTCGCCAAGAAACCTCTGGACTATCTGAAAGGTAAACGTATCTTGATTGTTCTTGACAATGTGCCAGAGAGACTACCATGGGATAACATACGATCTGCTTTATCTCATAGTAGCTATGATTGCTCTCCCGGTAGCGCTATAGTCATCACGACATGGTCAGATGATGTAGCAAATTCATCGTCTCCGTACAAGATATTGAAACCACaaagttgtttttttgttttctacgaTAAAGCAAGGGAGCTTACTGGTGGATCTGATAACAACACTATGGAGAATGTAGGGCGTATCTTAGGAGCATGTTACCCTGAGGTCTTCGCAATGGAAATCTTCCTACATCTTCTGCATGTCAATCCGAACAGGAGTAGGACACAGCTAGGCAACTTTGTGAAAAAATTACCAGATTGTGGGTCATACAAGAGAGCTGCAAAGCAAATGGTAAGATTCTCGTACAATGACTTGCCaaccaagtacaggagctgcttgtTGTACCTAGCTATCTCTCCAGAGAATAACCGCATTAGGAGAACAACTGTATCTAGAAGATGGATAGCTGAAGGCCTCATAGCTACAAGAGAGAATCGCCCGGAAGATGAAGCTGATCGCTGTTTTGATGCCCTCGTCTCCTGGGGACTTATTAATCCTGGTGAAATCAGTGATGCAGGCAAGATCAAGAGCTACACAATGCATCATGTGGTTCGTGAAGTCATAGCCAGGATTGCTAAAGATCTAAACTTTGCCAATTCAGACCTGTCGCCTGATTTGGCTCGCCACCTTCCTGTTCACCATGGAATAGGACTGCAAGCTTCTCATTACAGTTATCCTGTGGCATCTGGTGGCAATGGCATCGTAGCACTTCTTCCATatctgtccaagtcatcccagtgGCAGCTATTGAGAATGTTGGACCTAGAAGGCTGCAAAGGCTTGAAGAAGCATCATTGGAAGAGCATCTGTAAGATATTGTTGCTCAAGTACTTGAGCCTCAGGAACACGGATGTCAGTCAACTGCCGAAGAAAATCGAGAACTTGCAGTGCTTGGAGACTCTGGATATCCGGCAAACAGTGGTGAGGGCATTCTCCACAAAGTCAGTCATCCTTCCAATGCTGAAGCATCTGCTTGCTGGCCAGACAGATTCTCCAAGCAACAACACTGATGGGTTTAAGGAGTCGTTTACAACAGTGCGCCTTCCTAGTGGCATCCGAAGAATGGTAAAATTGGAGGTGTTGTCCCATGTTGAAGTTTCCGACAATGTTGATGGTTTAGTTGACATTGGCCAGCTGCTACAGCTGAGGAATCTGGGTCTAGTTCTCCATGGTAACAATGGTTGCTTGGGTCTTGTACTTCAACAGGTGGAGAAGGTGTGTGCCTGCCTCCGCTCTTTGTCAATCCGAGTGAACAAACTGGACAGAAGTGAGGGTAGTCATGATGGGGAGGAGGTGTTTGAACTAACCTCACCTCCAAAACTTCTTGAGAGCCTAAACATCAGTGGCATCACAAGTGGGCTTCCTGTCTGGATTGCAGAGCTCGATCAACTTTCCAAGATAACATTAAGTGAGACTTATCTGGGCGAAGCTGCAGTACGCACACTTGGAAGGCTTAGAATCCTGCGCTGCCTCAAGCTGAAGTGCAAGTCATTCGCCCAAAGCGATCTCAGCTTCAAGGAAGAAGAATTCCAGAGTCTCAAGTCTCTGGTCGTTGAGGGAAGTGACATCACCAGCATTACCTTTGATGCGGGAGCGGGTCCTCAGCTCGAAATGATTGTCTGGTCTTTTGCCAAAATGGATTCAATTTCTGGAATCCACCACCTTCCCGGGTTGAAGAAGCTGGAGCTGAACGGTGACTGCAACCTGGACCAGGTGAGTGAAGCAATGGAAAAGCATCCCAACCGTCCTTGTTTCAAGCATAATGGACAGCATCAACACCAAGAAGCTGGAGCAATGGCTGCTGCCTCGTCTGCATGAGTGCTCAATGAACTactctccgtcagcagagatgcagCTTAAGGGAACCTTGGTCAACTTCTTTGAGTGGCATATATATTTCTCTGAAGTTGAATCTTTCTGCTCATGTCAGTAAGTCAGTTTGTTTGCCTGTCTGCATATGTACGTGTGCTTGGTTTAATAACTACCTGTACTCTTGTACTTGGATTTATGATGTAAGTGACCGCTGTCTGTGAACTTCCCTCTCTGCACGCAAATCTCTTTGTTTTTGCCATTCAGCTGAACGTAAATCTCTTTGTTTTTGCCATTCCTTTATCATGCATAATCGATTTGTTTTGCGGACCCTGCCATAATTGGTCTAGGTAATGAAGTCATTCCCTTCTGCCATTTAATTACTTTGTACCGTACTTTCAAATAATGCACACACATGTTGTTTGGATGTCATATTTTTTGGAAGAAATCGAGCATGATTGTACATTGTTCGAAAGTATATATTGTTTGTATTTCTGGACCATTAAAATCCCTAGAGACATGCACAGATAGTATGCTTTGATTAACCTgagcaaaaaaggaaaaagaaacatattaaaaaaatagcaacatCTGTACTGTTTTGGCCCATACAGTGCAGGCAGTACTGCAGCAGCCAGTAAGTACTGTGTGGCATTTTTGTGTTTATTTCGAAACCAAAGAAAAGTTGATCGCCAATTTCCTGATCTGATCCGATGATCTGGGTCGATGTAACTTTGTTGAGTATGGTATTACTAGTTCTCCAGATTAGATTTGTGTCAAAGAGGGAAATGTATGTCTCGGTTTCGTGTTTGAAAATTTTTTTGAGTTCTTTTTTCAAACAGAGTTGATAATTTTGCAAAAAAGTACAATTGGTGCAAGGACCCTCAAAGAAAAGAAATTACAACTCAGTTCAGGAACTTGACAGAAAAAACCCCGAGCTCGAGCTGGAAAACGCAATGTTGCTGTTCTTCTTGGCTATTGTGGTTGCTGGGCACGGCTTCTGTGGGTTGCTAGGCATGACTGGCTATTGTGGTTGTTGGGCATGACGCCAGTTTTGTGGAGAGTATTAGCGCTGCTAGCGTGGGGTTGTTGCTAGGGACTCTACGAAAATATCATCATTTCGTCGTGGGACTTTATTGCTTTTTGCACCAGTGTTGAGAAGCGGAATTGAGGGCATGCCTTGCCGGTCTCGATATTGGCATTGCCATTATCCTATTATTTTGGAGACTTGTTGTTCTTCTGTGGCTTCCTCTCTTGAAAAGAAAATTTATGATAGGGCCACACTCGTTGATCTGAATGAGGCGTCGAGTATCGCCATGAGGTGGCACATGGAACTGTAAAGTGATACTAGGTCGGATGGTGTTCTTATTAATAGTTTTTCGCCCTACATGGTGTATGTTGTAGTGAGTTATTATAATAACATTTTCATTTAATTGATATATGGGGGTGTTTTtaattaaaaataaaagaaaatacacaTATGATTTCCACACAGGAAGTATATATGTGCTTCACACCGAAACACAGGCTCTTGCCTAACAAAAGAAACGatgaaatagaagaaaaaaaatgaaaaaacgaAGA
It encodes:
- the LOC119297359 gene encoding disease resistance protein PIK6-NP-like — its product is MRYGVIVPSAADQDDAIFNANFLDPLVAGEEEDVHRHALSATDVEPPDDVNILVKESIDQMIEWLKEAPVAVGDREPQPRIIPILWNSHNPKEEEDLAVRLAQEVYQHPSLVASFDCKAWIRVGRSCDLHHILQEILVKVEPLPIPDVEENTLRTDTDQSSETTVGDEAMELAKKPLDYLKGKRILIVLDNVPERLPWDNIRSALSHSSYDCSPGSAIVITTWSDDVANSSSPYKILKPQSCFFVFYDKARELTGGSDNNTMENVGRILGACYPEVFAMEIFLHLLHVNPNRSRTQLGNFVKKLPDCGSYKRAAKQMVRFSYNDLPTKYRSCLLYLAISPENNRIRRTTVSRRWIAEGLIATRENRPEDEADRCFDALVSWGLINPGEISDAGKIKSYTMHHVVREVIARIAKDLNFANSDLSPDLARHLPVHHGIGLQASHYSYPVASGGNGIVALLPYLSKSSQWQLLRMLDLEGCKGLKKHHWKSICKILLLKYLSLRNTDVSQLPKKIENLQCLETLDIRQTVVRAFSTKSVILPMLKHLLAGQTDSPSNNTDGFKESFTTVRLPSGIRRMVKLEVLSHVEVSDNVDGLVDIGQLLQLRNLGLVLHGNNGCLGLVLQQVEKVCACLRSLSIRVNKLDRSEGSHDGEEVFELTSPPKLLESLNISGITSGLPVWIAELDQLSKITLSETYLGEAAVRTLGRLRILRCLKLKCKSFAQSDLSFKEEEFQSLKSLVVEGSDITSITFDAGAGPQLEMIVWSFAKMDSISGIHHLPGLKKLELNGDCNLDQVSEAMEKHPNRPCFKHNGQHQHQEAGAMAAASSA